The window AGCTCGCCCTCGACCTTGCGCAGCTGGCCGCGCAGATCGGTCATCTGCGCGACGGTGAGCCCGCGGAACTGCGAGACGGCGACGAGCGGCGCCTGGCCGAACTTCTGGCTCAGCTCGCCGATGACGACTTCTTTTTCTGTCTGATTCATCGAATCCGTCCTCTGCTTCCTGCGTGTCCCGTCGCCGTCAGCTCGCGATCTTGAGGTCGCCGGTGTCGATCGGGACGCCGGGACCCATCGTCGAGGAAACGTACGCGGTGCGGATGTACTGGCCCTTGGCCGTCGAAGGCTTGGCGCGCACGACGCTGGCGATCACGGTGCGAACGTTGTCGAGCAGCTTCTCGACGCCGAAGGAGACCTTGCCGATGCCGACCTGGAGGACGCCGGCCTTTTCGACGCGGAACTCGACCTGGCCGGCCTTCAGCTCGCGCACCACGCGGGCGACGTCCATCGTCACGGTGCCGATCTTCGGGTTGGGCATCAGGCCGCGGGGTCCGAGGATCTTTCCGATGCGGCCTACGAGGCCCATCATGTCAGGCGTCGCGACCGCGCGGTCGAAGTCGGTCCAGTTCTCGTCGCGGACCTTGTTCACGAGATCGTCGGCGCCGACGAAATCGGCACCGGCCTCCTCGGCTTCCCTGGCCTTCTCGCCCTTGGCGAACACCGCGACGCGCACCGTCTTGCCGGTGCCGTGCGGCAGCGAGACCGTGCCGCGCACGTTCTGGTCGGCATGGCGGGGGTCGACGCCGAGACGCAGGGCCAGCTCGACGGTCTCGTCGAACTTGGCGCCCGATCCCCTGGCGACGATCGCCATGGCCTCGTCGAGCGTGTGGAACTTCTCGCGGTCCACCGATGCGGCGGCTTTCGTGTAACGCTTGCCTCTGCCCATGTTCCTGTCGCTCCGCTCTATCCTTCGACCGTGATGCCCATGCTGCGCGCCGTCCCTTCGATGATGCGGATGGCAGCCTGGACGTCGTTCGCATTGAGGTCGGGGAGCTTCTGCTCCGCGATCTGCCGCACCTGCGCGGCCGAGACCTTGCCGACCTTGTTCTTGTTCGGCACCGCCGATCCCTTCTCGACTCCCGCTGCCTTGAGCAGCAGCACCGAGGCCGGCGGCGTCTTCGTGACGAAGGTGAACGAGCGGTCCGAATACACCGTGATGACCACGGGAATCAGCACGTCGCCCATGCTCTGCGTCGCGGCGTTGAATGCCTTGCAGAACTCCATGATGTTGACTCCGCGCTGGCCGAGCGCGGGGCCTACCGGTGGGCTCGGGTTCGCCTTGCCGGAGGGGATCTGAAGCTTGACCTGATCGACGACTTTCTTCGCCATTGCCTTCGCCTACATCTTTTCGACTTGCACGAGTTCCATCTCGACGGACGTCGAGCGTCCGAAGATGGTGATCGCAACCTTGAGGGTGCCCTTGTCCGCGCGCACTTCCTCGACCACACCGCTGAAGTCCGCGAACGGACCGTCAATGACCTTGACCGCCTCGCCGATCTCGAAGGCGACCTTCGCCTTGGGGCGCGACGAGCCTTCCTGGAGCTGAACCGCGATGCGCTTGACCTCTTCCTCCGGAACCGGAGGAGGATTGGTCGAGCCGCCGACGAAGCCGGTGACCTTCGGAGTGCTCGTCACCGTGTGCCAGGTCTCGTCGGTCAGCTCCATCTGCACCAGCACGTAACCGGGATAGAGGTTCCGCGTCGCGGTGCGCTTCTTGCCCTTCACGAGCTCGACGACCTGCTCGGACGGGACCAGCGTCTCGCCGAACTGGGCTTCCTGCCCGAACGCACGGATGCGCTCCTCGAGCTGCCGGCGCACGCTCTGCTCGTAGCCGGAGTACGTGTGCACGACGTACCAGTGCTTGTCGCCCATGTTCGGGGTGCCTGCCTTTGCTTGCTCGACCTGCTCGCTCTGACCCAACTTTTCGATTGTGCCGCTCACTGCGCCTGCC of the Candidatus Binatia bacterium genome contains:
- the rplA gene encoding 50S ribosomal protein L1; translated protein: MGRGKRYTKAAASVDREKFHTLDEAMAIVARGSGAKFDETVELALRLGVDPRHADQNVRGTVSLPHGTGKTVRVAVFAKGEKAREAEEAGADFVGADDLVNKVRDENWTDFDRAVATPDMMGLVGRIGKILGPRGLMPNPKIGTVTMDVARVVRELKAGQVEFRVEKAGVLQVGIGKVSFGVEKLLDNVRTVIASVVRAKPSTAKGQYIRTAYVSSTMGPGVPIDTGDLKIAS
- the rplK gene encoding 50S ribosomal protein L11; the protein is MAKKVVDQVKLQIPSGKANPSPPVGPALGQRGVNIMEFCKAFNAATQSMGDVLIPVVITVYSDRSFTFVTKTPPASVLLLKAAGVEKGSAVPNKNKVGKVSAAQVRQIAEQKLPDLNANDVQAAIRIIEGTARSMGITVEG
- the nusG gene encoding transcription termination/antitermination protein NusG gives rise to the protein MGDKHWYVVHTYSGYEQSVRRQLEERIRAFGQEAQFGETLVPSEQVVELVKGKKRTATRNLYPGYVLVQMELTDETWHTVTSTPKVTGFVGGSTNPPPVPEEEVKRIAVQLQEGSSRPKAKVAFEIGEAVKVIDGPFADFSGVVEEVRADKGTLKVAITIFGRSTSVEMELVQVEKM